From a region of the Leptospira kmetyi serovar Malaysia str. Bejo-Iso9 genome:
- a CDS encoding glycosyltransferase encodes MNVLFFSDEYIKSTKGMYRVWSCQALESSAHNRVTILLNREHWAFPETKELFRNIKEVKIERLNVRLPEEWINNRLETFSSNLMGKIVRKFLYNVTTFLSSPFFLLIILLKVRKIKPDVLYCHSGGWPGGKLSRLLMIASKILNIQNRILVLHNFPAKQGKILKLLYSFPRWVQAKTMEFSATEIVTVSNALRDVLEAEVFGRKLKRIYNGLPVDSTVDEPKKLSSLHWKPKERKVVGFIGSLAPPKAPHTLVQAFEFVTAKCELALLGPGDPTYIDYLKQISAAYKNPVSFLGFHNDVNQFLKQVDLLVVPSSHFESFGMVILESMRMKKPVICTDFGGMKEVVADGKTGMVVPAKDVKAMGKAIDHLLKNPKISKEMGLAGYKRFLEEFTSSKMNSEYEKLCTIV; translated from the coding sequence ATGAACGTTCTTTTCTTTTCAGACGAATACATAAAATCAACAAAGGGAATGTATCGGGTTTGGAGTTGCCAGGCTCTTGAATCGAGCGCTCACAATCGCGTAACGATTTTACTGAATCGTGAACATTGGGCCTTTCCGGAAACGAAAGAACTTTTCAGGAACATCAAGGAAGTAAAGATAGAAAGACTAAACGTTAGACTTCCGGAAGAATGGATCAACAATCGTTTGGAGACTTTCTCGTCTAACTTGATGGGAAAGATCGTAAGGAAATTCCTATATAACGTAACAACCTTTCTCTCAAGCCCCTTTTTCCTGCTTATTATTCTTCTCAAAGTTCGAAAGATAAAACCTGACGTTCTTTACTGTCATAGCGGCGGATGGCCGGGTGGAAAGCTCAGTCGACTTTTGATGATCGCATCAAAGATATTGAATATTCAAAATCGGATTTTGGTGCTTCACAACTTTCCGGCGAAACAAGGGAAAATCTTAAAATTGTTATATTCTTTCCCGCGATGGGTTCAAGCAAAAACGATGGAATTTTCCGCGACTGAAATCGTAACGGTATCAAACGCTTTGAGGGACGTTTTAGAAGCCGAAGTCTTTGGAAGAAAACTCAAGAGGATCTACAACGGTCTTCCGGTCGATTCTACCGTTGATGAACCTAAGAAACTAAGTTCTTTACATTGGAAACCCAAAGAACGAAAAGTTGTAGGCTTCATCGGTTCTTTAGCTCCTCCGAAAGCGCCCCATACTTTGGTGCAGGCTTTTGAATTCGTAACCGCGAAGTGTGAGCTGGCTCTTTTGGGTCCGGGCGATCCGACTTATATCGATTATTTGAAGCAGATATCAGCTGCTTATAAAAACCCCGTTAGTTTTTTAGGTTTTCATAACGATGTGAATCAGTTTTTAAAACAAGTGGATTTACTCGTCGTTCCTTCTTCTCATTTTGAAAGTTTCGGAATGGTGATTCTGGAAAGTATGAGAATGAAAAAACCGGTAATATGCACTGACTTCGGCGGAATGAAAGAAGTTGTTGCGGACGGAAAAACGGGAATGGTCGTCCCGGCCAAAGACGTGAAGGCTATGGGAAAGGCGATCGATCATTTGCTTAAGAATCCTAAAATAAGTAAAGAAATGGGTCTTGCCGGTTATAAACGCTTCCTCGAAGAATTTACTTCTTCAAAAATGAATTCTGAATACGAAAAACTTTGTACAATTGTTTAA
- a CDS encoding class I SAM-dependent methyltransferase, with the protein MFRKEKKMVWGRDYKGLPIRADYRVHDLCFELIREKLGNLEKLKVLDIATGSGAFAQRLSDSFPSWSISINDFEKQALIKAKKRFSLDLNEEFSKKISETKYDLIVAIEILEHLENPWNFLRNLRKLLKPNGILIITTPNGDSFLDRVFYITEGHSLYFGESGYENSVGHITEVPDWLFRKIANSTGFQHLQLYDSIDSEPLLGIRTRFKIWFIRILFGWSMKNKNSRSINVYRCS; encoded by the coding sequence ATGTTTAGAAAAGAAAAAAAAATGGTCTGGGGAAGAGATTATAAAGGTCTGCCGATAAGGGCGGATTATAGAGTCCACGACCTTTGTTTTGAGCTGATTCGAGAAAAATTAGGCAATTTGGAAAAATTAAAAGTTTTGGATATTGCGACCGGTAGCGGAGCCTTTGCTCAAAGACTCTCCGATTCGTTTCCATCCTGGTCGATCAGCATTAACGATTTCGAAAAACAAGCTTTGATCAAAGCGAAGAAAAGATTCTCACTGGATCTAAATGAAGAATTTAGTAAGAAGATCTCCGAAACAAAATACGATCTGATTGTTGCTATAGAAATTCTCGAGCATTTGGAAAATCCGTGGAACTTTCTTAGGAATTTAAGAAAACTACTTAAGCCGAACGGTATTTTAATTATCACGACCCCGAACGGAGATTCTTTTTTAGATCGTGTCTTTTATATAACGGAAGGACATTCCTTGTATTTTGGAGAGAGTGGATATGAAAATTCCGTTGGTCATATAACGGAGGTTCCGGATTGGTTATTTAGAAAGATCGCGAATTCCACAGGTTTTCAACATCTGCAGCTATACGACTCGATCGATTCTGAACCTTTGCTTGGAATTAGAACTCGCTTCAAAATTTGGTTCATCCGGATCTTATTCGGATGGTCTATGAAAAATAAAAATTCAAGATCCATAAACGTTTATCGCTGTAGTTAA
- a CDS encoding LIC12162 family transferase encodes MKRYLVTTADERTWKKDVPILFLGEWCRRYDRKHVWSALDYEVALPYGVDPNVKKNDFDYLESLRLVFLNEITEALNQLHSVSYSTRYWNLVLGHWILRYLRVFYNRYKTMEQVLDRYEISGTTELKFDDYDLAPNDSIGFILDVGKNFWNHNVNIEILKFFNFSAFEESSESAKELNAIAHPIVKPFWKKVIVYFLNRVLPVFARNSDAFLVNTYLPIQKEILLQLSLGQIPQFWRLQELPEWTVDKTLRSSVRIEEDGKQDFETYARRNILKVLPRCFVEGFEELLQTSKEINWPKKPRFIFTSNNFDTDELFKVWAAEKTIHGVPYVIGQHGNNYGTLRGIQKSPELVSADRFITWGWSADRKHIPAFVFTKCGEKEKNHDPQGGLLLIEFPPAIRLGPEDCWFDFTKYFEEQLYFYKSLPDRIREKTIVRLHNSSKNSDWFDENRWRDFDPNVHIDSSHLKLNELISKSRVVVHSYDSTGILETLSLNIPTLCFWRNEFTHVVEEALPYYEKLREAGIFYSSMSDLTDFLSKRWETIDAWWYSEIVQAARVVFCNQYARRVKMPVSILRHILLNSTNHKFSDP; translated from the coding sequence TTGAAACGATATCTCGTAACGACCGCCGACGAACGGACTTGGAAAAAAGACGTTCCCATTTTATTTTTAGGCGAATGGTGTAGACGTTATGATCGAAAACATGTCTGGAGCGCTTTGGACTATGAAGTCGCTCTTCCCTATGGAGTGGATCCGAACGTAAAAAAGAATGACTTTGATTATTTAGAAAGTTTAAGATTGGTTTTTTTAAACGAAATTACGGAAGCCTTGAATCAACTTCATTCCGTTTCGTATTCGACCCGTTATTGGAATCTCGTATTGGGTCATTGGATCTTAAGATATCTTCGAGTTTTTTACAATCGTTATAAAACCATGGAGCAGGTTTTGGATCGTTACGAAATTTCCGGAACGACCGAGTTGAAATTTGACGATTACGATTTAGCGCCGAACGATTCCATTGGTTTTATTTTAGATGTCGGTAAGAACTTTTGGAATCACAATGTTAACATTGAAATTCTCAAATTTTTTAATTTTTCCGCGTTTGAGGAAAGTTCTGAATCCGCAAAGGAATTGAATGCCATAGCTCATCCGATAGTTAAACCTTTCTGGAAAAAGGTCATCGTATATTTTCTAAATCGAGTATTGCCGGTCTTTGCAAGAAACTCGGATGCATTTCTCGTTAATACATATCTACCTATCCAGAAGGAAATACTCTTACAATTGAGTTTAGGACAAATTCCTCAATTCTGGAGACTACAAGAATTACCGGAATGGACTGTCGATAAAACTCTTCGTAGTTCCGTTCGAATTGAAGAAGATGGTAAGCAAGATTTTGAAACCTACGCAAGAAGAAATATCTTAAAGGTGTTACCTCGATGTTTTGTAGAAGGGTTTGAGGAATTATTGCAAACGTCTAAAGAAATCAATTGGCCGAAAAAACCTCGTTTCATATTTACTTCCAATAATTTCGATACGGATGAGTTGTTTAAAGTATGGGCGGCCGAAAAAACGATCCATGGTGTTCCTTACGTAATCGGACAACACGGTAATAATTACGGAACTTTACGCGGTATTCAGAAATCCCCCGAACTTGTAAGTGCCGATCGATTTATCACTTGGGGATGGAGCGCAGATCGGAAACATATCCCGGCTTTCGTTTTTACTAAATGCGGCGAAAAAGAAAAAAACCACGATCCGCAGGGAGGACTTTTGTTAATCGAATTTCCTCCGGCGATTCGACTTGGTCCCGAGGATTGTTGGTTTGATTTTACAAAATACTTTGAAGAACAATTATATTTTTATAAAAGTTTACCGGATAGGATTCGTGAGAAGACGATCGTAAGGCTTCACAATTCGTCTAAAAATTCCGATTGGTTTGATGAGAATCGCTGGAGAGATTTCGATCCGAACGTTCATATCGATTCGAGTCATTTAAAATTAAATGAATTGATTTCGAAATCTCGTGTGGTCGTACATTCTTATGATTCTACCGGAATTCTAGAAACATTAAGTCTTAATATTCCTACTCTTTGTTTTTGGAGAAACGAATTTACCCACGTAGTCGAAGAAGCTTTACCGTATTATGAGAAATTACGGGAAGCCGGCATTTTCTATTCATCCATGAGCGATTTAACGGATTTTCTCTCAAAACGTTGGGAAACGATCGACGCTTGGTGGTACAGCGAGATCGTTCAAGCCGCGAGAGTCGTTTTTTGCAATCAGTATGCGAGACGCGTTAAAATGCCAGTATCAATACTACGACATATATTGTTGAATTCTACGAATCATAAGTTCTCTGATCCGTAG
- a CDS encoding glycosyltransferase, which produces MNIVKNKKAVFFTETGEGIGYGHLIRCEALRNSLEMRGLETDICMFVRDWPEFKYERSTFQNWMDMNVPIPAGDIAVVDSYISNSEALKRISENFSYTAVIDDFNRIYYPFDLIVNPNVHGSEIQYDGQTAKVISGNRYTILRPQFKDRRNDFVVREKIQKVILTSGGSDYRHLIPKFATFVNQYPDIEFIALAGIDEYADELNRKYQIPNLKILRKLDAKSMIDLLCTSDLVITAAGQTMNELAFLGIPFVAICIDYDQVNNIKSFYDRGCIREILNWDDSSLLEKVSESIEVLKPKSERTKIYEVGRSLIDGKGADNLAAQILEFSSETASHFG; this is translated from the coding sequence ATGAATATCGTTAAAAATAAGAAGGCCGTTTTTTTTACAGAGACCGGAGAAGGAATCGGATACGGTCATTTGATTCGTTGTGAAGCGCTTCGCAATTCCTTAGAGATGCGAGGTCTCGAAACCGATATTTGTATGTTCGTCCGGGATTGGCCAGAATTCAAATACGAACGTTCCACATTTCAGAATTGGATGGATATGAACGTGCCGATTCCTGCCGGAGATATCGCCGTCGTAGATTCATACATATCGAATTCGGAGGCTTTGAAAAGAATTTCGGAGAATTTTTCCTATACCGCAGTCATAGATGATTTCAACAGGATTTATTATCCCTTCGATCTAATCGTGAATCCAAACGTTCACGGTTCCGAGATTCAATATGACGGGCAAACCGCTAAAGTAATTTCAGGAAATCGTTATACGATTCTAAGACCACAGTTCAAGGACAGACGAAACGATTTTGTAGTTCGGGAAAAAATTCAGAAAGTAATTCTTACGAGCGGGGGAAGCGACTATCGACATTTGATTCCAAAATTTGCGACGTTCGTAAACCAATATCCGGATATTGAGTTTATCGCCCTGGCGGGAATCGACGAATATGCGGATGAATTGAATCGAAAATATCAAATTCCGAATTTGAAAATTCTGAGAAAACTGGACGCGAAGTCTATGATCGATCTCTTATGTACTTCCGATCTTGTCATAACAGCCGCGGGACAAACGATGAACGAACTTGCCTTTCTCGGTATTCCGTTTGTCGCGATTTGTATCGACTACGACCAAGTGAATAATATAAAATCATTCTATGATAGAGGTTGTATTCGAGAAATACTCAACTGGGACGATTCTTCCCTTTTGGAAAAAGTTTCCGAATCGATCGAGGTTTTAAAACCAAAGTCCGAAAGAACGAAAATATACGAAGTAGGGCGCTCTCTCATCGATGGAAAAGGGGCGGACAATCTCGCGGCTCAGATTTTGGAATTTTCCTCGGAAACGGCTTCTCATTTCGGATAA
- a CDS encoding 4-hydroxy-2-oxovalerate aldolase: MIKEFINSFQHPILLDCTIRDGGYAINFQFSARDTRNISSNLDKAGIRLIEVGHGLGLGASNPSNGIAFESDEDYISTAKSVTKNSFIGAFFIPGVGKKEDIKRAKDAGLDFIRIGKDVTDLEATKSFIEYSQELGLHVSLNMMKSYAVNSTELAKIIKNIKGWGVDAICLVDSAGCMLPEQISEYVSVIRDHSEAPVGFHGHNNLGMANANSLAALKSGAKFVDATLRGMGRSAGNAQTEAMAFIFQEYGFDTNLDPFLLLEMSETIIEPLMLYPQGLSSMDIVIGISKFHSGHLPRFKRILKRYDVDLRKLIIGVSKVNCINPSDELIESVAKDLARIDEFS; the protein is encoded by the coding sequence ATGATAAAAGAATTCATAAATAGTTTTCAGCATCCGATCCTACTCGATTGTACGATTCGAGACGGCGGTTACGCGATTAATTTCCAATTTTCGGCACGGGATACGCGGAACATCAGTTCCAATCTTGATAAAGCCGGGATTCGCTTGATCGAAGTGGGACATGGACTCGGACTCGGAGCTTCCAATCCTTCCAACGGAATCGCTTTCGAATCGGATGAGGATTATATTTCCACCGCTAAATCGGTTACTAAAAATTCTTTTATAGGCGCTTTTTTTATTCCGGGAGTGGGTAAGAAGGAAGATATCAAAAGGGCGAAAGACGCAGGTCTGGATTTTATCCGAATCGGAAAGGACGTCACCGATTTAGAAGCTACCAAAAGTTTCATAGAATATTCTCAAGAGTTGGGATTGCACGTTAGTTTGAACATGATGAAGTCTTACGCGGTCAATTCAACGGAACTTGCTAAGATTATAAAAAACATCAAAGGCTGGGGTGTGGATGCGATTTGTTTAGTCGACTCTGCCGGTTGTATGTTGCCTGAACAAATCAGCGAATATGTATCCGTGATTCGCGATCATTCCGAAGCGCCTGTGGGATTTCACGGTCATAACAACTTGGGAATGGCGAATGCGAATTCTCTCGCAGCATTAAAAAGCGGAGCGAAATTCGTAGACGCCACGTTACGCGGAATGGGTAGAAGCGCCGGCAACGCCCAGACGGAAGCGATGGCGTTTATCTTTCAAGAATACGGTTTTGATACCAACCTTGATCCGTTTCTATTATTGGAAATGTCCGAAACCATCATAGAACCGTTGATGTTGTATCCTCAAGGTTTAAGTTCTATGGACATCGTGATCGGAATTTCTAAGTTCCACTCGGGACATCTTCCTCGTTTTAAGCGTATTCTCAAAAGATACGATGTTGATTTGCGCAAGTTGATTATAGGTGTGTCCAAGGTAAATTGTATCAATCCAAGCGACGAACTGATCGAGTCCGTAGCTAAGGACTTGGCAAGAATCGATGAGTTTAGTTGA
- a CDS encoding amidohydrolase family protein, whose protein sequence is MIIDMFIHPILKPSEADLFNIDPNSVSVVGDHLEGAFKKNDISHGVICFFDIKFLKNGSHLNAFRQSRNDSLYSYSYLIDFRDPEWLDSLTLAAKEGFKSITFHSYLQEIKESDFDKVQTICIEAEKLGLYINVCSAFGSKKIYKYYSLPLAVHILDAVSCPVLLVHAGGGKLIEALQIAEMYPNAYLETSFSVTFWKNSSVEMDLAYGIRKYGADRFMFGSDFPFVSLETAIEDHNLFFKKFGFGQTEINQVMFQTSKKILNLK, encoded by the coding sequence ATGATTATCGATATGTTCATTCATCCCATTCTCAAACCGAGTGAAGCGGATCTGTTCAATATAGATCCGAATAGCGTTTCGGTCGTCGGGGATCATTTAGAGGGAGCATTTAAGAAGAATGATATCTCGCACGGTGTGATTTGTTTTTTCGATATTAAATTCTTAAAGAACGGATCGCACTTGAATGCGTTTCGTCAATCGAGAAACGATAGTTTATATTCTTATTCTTATCTAATCGATTTTAGAGATCCGGAATGGTTGGATTCCTTGACCTTAGCCGCAAAAGAAGGTTTTAAATCGATCACGTTCCATTCTTACCTACAGGAAATCAAAGAATCCGATTTCGATAAGGTTCAAACGATTTGTATCGAAGCGGAAAAATTAGGTCTTTACATCAACGTTTGTTCTGCGTTCGGCAGTAAGAAGATCTATAAGTATTACAGTCTTCCTTTGGCCGTTCATATTTTGGATGCGGTATCTTGTCCGGTCTTATTGGTTCATGCGGGTGGTGGAAAGTTAATCGAGGCGTTACAGATCGCAGAAATGTATCCAAACGCGTATTTAGAAACCTCGTTTTCGGTTACGTTTTGGAAGAATAGTAGCGTAGAAATGGACTTGGCTTACGGTATTCGAAAATATGGAGCGGATCGTTTTATGTTCGGCTCCGATTTTCCGTTCGTGTCCTTGGAAACTGCGATCGAAGATCACAATCTATTCTTTAAAAAATTCGGCTTCGGTCAAACCGAGATCAATCAAGTGATGTTTCAGACTTCGAAAAAAATATTAAACTTAAAATGA
- a CDS encoding class I SAM-dependent methyltransferase, whose amino-acid sequence MNLDELNNVDKKLIERYSTRYQKFGQDPRTLGWDNKSNQEIRFQNAVRNLDISDKKVLDIGCGFADFNQFLLDHSEGKNFEYSGADINPDLIGECKKRFPKSKFEIVNILSEPGRIQENSYDVVSMFGVLNFKFSEIRNLDFAKGMIEQAFRYAKEVLVVDMLSHVLDEKYPPDDFVYYYDPAEMLKFAFTLTPHVSLIQDYISIPQREFVLQLRKSPL is encoded by the coding sequence ATGAATTTGGATGAATTAAACAACGTAGATAAAAAGTTAATCGAAAGATATTCCACACGATATCAAAAGTTCGGTCAAGATCCGCGCACTCTCGGTTGGGATAATAAATCGAACCAGGAAATTCGTTTTCAAAATGCGGTTCGAAATTTGGATATTTCCGATAAGAAAGTTTTGGATATCGGTTGCGGTTTCGCCGATTTCAATCAATTCTTATTGGACCATTCCGAAGGGAAGAATTTTGAGTATTCCGGGGCCGATATAAATCCGGATCTGATCGGAGAATGTAAAAAACGATTTCCAAAAAGCAAGTTCGAGATCGTGAACATCCTGAGCGAACCGGGTCGAATCCAAGAAAATTCCTACGATGTAGTTTCCATGTTCGGAGTTTTAAACTTTAAGTTTTCCGAAATTCGAAATTTAGATTTTGCGAAAGGTATGATCGAGCAGGCGTTTCGTTATGCGAAAGAAGTATTGGTCGTAGACATGCTCAGTCATGTCTTAGACGAGAAATATCCGCCCGACGATTTCGTTTATTATTACGATCCCGCCGAGATGTTAAAGTTCGCCTTTACTTTGACCCCGCATGTTAGTCTGATTCAGGATTATATTTCGATTCCGCAGAGAGAGTTTGTTTTACAATTAAGGAAAAGCCCACTATGA
- a CDS encoding ATP-grasp domain-containing protein produces the protein MKKLMIIGATWEQLPLIQTAKSKGYYVVATDANPEAIGLQYADVTENLDPRDLSKALAIAKKHQVQGAVADECDYSHYAATYVNETLGFPTDGIAAAQFTTNKRWMRERCREHHILQPRFVACRTLEEVEAAAELIGLPVIVKPTDNRGSFGVHKVEKKSDLKAAYLDSLLNAHSREVLVEAFIEGIHLTVDGCMDQNGEHHNLAIASKKVTPGDKPIITEVLYPAAISPESIDHVLKTNSAVIEALQIKRGATHSEYVLDDKGRCFLLETATRGGGVLTSAKIIPEVSNVNISELIIANAMGEKYSVNLSFNRKAAMLTFFIFPPGKVKSIEGLDKVNEMSEVLHIQLSIKPGDTLSPMQSGADRHGFAIITSEDVQSLQKLRETIFNSIKIQYE, from the coding sequence GTGAAAAAATTGATGATCATCGGCGCAACTTGGGAGCAGCTTCCTCTCATTCAAACCGCTAAAAGCAAAGGTTATTACGTAGTTGCCACCGATGCAAACCCCGAAGCGATCGGATTACAATACGCGGATGTTACGGAGAATTTAGATCCAAGAGATTTGAGTAAGGCGTTAGCGATCGCTAAAAAACACCAAGTGCAAGGAGCCGTTGCGGACGAATGCGATTATTCCCATTACGCCGCGACTTACGTAAACGAAACCTTAGGTTTTCCAACGGACGGAATCGCAGCGGCGCAATTCACCACGAATAAAAGATGGATGAGAGAAAGATGTAGGGAACACCACATTCTTCAACCTCGTTTCGTAGCTTGTAGAACTTTGGAAGAAGTCGAAGCCGCAGCGGAATTGATCGGACTTCCCGTCATCGTTAAACCTACGGATAACAGAGGTAGTTTCGGCGTTCATAAGGTAGAAAAGAAAAGCGATTTGAAAGCGGCTTATCTGGATTCTTTATTGAACGCGCATTCTCGGGAAGTACTCGTCGAGGCTTTCATTGAGGGAATCCATCTTACCGTGGACGGTTGTATGGATCAAAACGGAGAACATCATAACTTAGCGATCGCATCCAAAAAAGTGACACCGGGTGACAAGCCGATCATTACGGAAGTTCTTTATCCTGCGGCAATTTCTCCCGAATCAATCGATCATGTTTTAAAAACGAATTCGGCCGTCATAGAGGCCCTTCAAATCAAAAGGGGAGCGACACACTCTGAATACGTTTTGGACGATAAGGGACGTTGTTTCTTATTGGAAACTGCGACTCGCGGAGGAGGGGTTCTTACTTCCGCAAAAATCATACCGGAAGTGAGTAACGTAAATATCTCCGAGTTGATTATCGCAAACGCTATGGGCGAAAAATATTCCGTAAATCTTTCCTTTAACCGAAAGGCCGCGATGTTGACGTTCTTTATTTTTCCGCCCGGCAAAGTGAAATCCATCGAAGGTTTGGATAAGGTAAACGAAATGTCCGAAGTCCTTCACATTCAACTTTCCATAAAACCGGGAGATACTTTGTCACCGATGCAATCGGGCGCCGATAGACACGGCTTTGCGATCATCACTTCGGAAGACGTTCAATCTCTTCAGAAATTGCGCGAAACGATTTTTAATTCGATTAAAATTCAGTATGAGTGA
- a CDS encoding N-acetylneuraminate synthase family protein, with protein MSKEIKIGKRTIGKGHPTYVIAEIGTNHNQDLNLALDMISMVKETGADAAKFQSIQFSELYVESLETKDFREWFRQIELEESWYEALAKRCADEGIDFLSSPTYAPAVDLLEKVNVPAYKLASPQVQANLKVVERAAQTMKPLILSVGYCEYGDIQRAVNLCKSVGNDSLILLHCNSKYPVKAEESNLLFIQTLAAMTNELTGYSDHSMGTHMSVAAVSLGACIIEKHVTTDRNQKGPDHPFAMTFREFKEMTEQIREVQVGLGTGARLHLLPEEWESRRKVELKAVSRKAIKAGEILSDENMIFFRSAQKGVSIDQIELLKNTKSKQNIESGQLIQWKMLEHI; from the coding sequence TTGAGCAAAGAGATCAAAATAGGAAAACGGACGATCGGAAAAGGACATCCCACGTACGTAATCGCGGAAATCGGAACGAATCACAATCAGGATTTGAATCTCGCATTGGATATGATCTCCATGGTGAAAGAAACCGGTGCCGACGCCGCTAAATTTCAATCGATTCAATTTTCGGAATTGTATGTAGAGAGTCTGGAAACGAAGGACTTTCGAGAATGGTTTCGGCAAATCGAATTGGAAGAATCCTGGTACGAAGCCTTAGCGAAACGATGCGCAGACGAGGGGATTGACTTTTTATCCTCGCCGACATATGCACCGGCAGTCGATCTTTTGGAAAAGGTAAACGTTCCCGCGTATAAATTGGCTTCTCCGCAGGTGCAGGCGAATCTGAAAGTCGTGGAACGCGCGGCGCAAACGATGAAACCTTTGATTCTTTCGGTCGGTTATTGCGAATACGGAGACATACAAAGGGCCGTCAATCTTTGCAAATCGGTCGGCAACGATTCTTTGATTCTGCTTCATTGTAATTCCAAATATCCGGTGAAAGCGGAAGAATCGAATCTATTATTCATACAAACATTGGCCGCAATGACGAACGAGTTGACCGGTTACTCGGATCATTCCATGGGAACTCATATGAGCGTTGCAGCAGTGAGTTTAGGTGCTTGTATCATAGAGAAACACGTAACGACGGATCGGAATCAGAAAGGCCCCGATCATCCGTTTGCAATGACCTTTCGGGAATTTAAGGAGATGACGGAGCAGATCCGTGAAGTGCAGGTCGGACTTGGAACAGGCGCTCGTCTTCATCTTCTTCCCGAAGAATGGGAAAGCAGAAGAAAAGTGGAACTGAAGGCGGTTTCTCGCAAAGCGATCAAAGCAGGAGAAATCTTGTCCGATGAGAATATGATCTTCTTTCGTTCCGCTCAAAAGGGCGTTTCCATCGATCAGATCGAGTTATTGAAGAATACGAAATCGAAACAAAACATTGAAAGCGGTCAGCTCATTCAATGGAAGATGCTTGAGCATATTTAA
- a CDS encoding PIG-L deacetylase family protein: MRKILIIAAHPDDDILGCGAFIFKHRNDCEFRVVFIAEGSTCRFSADQIQSSEALKQIEIRTASAKKSLEVLGVNDYKFYDLPCGRLDQVPIIDINKIIENEIKTFKPETVMIHSETDVNNDHRIVARSLAMAARPVWPDCDLNILSFEVLSTTEWNLTDPFVPNLFEEISEDCLKKKWEALECYYTEIKEFPYPRSYVGLETLARYRGMQSGFKLAEAFKIIRWKNKFQ; the protein is encoded by the coding sequence ATGAGAAAAATACTGATTATAGCGGCGCATCCCGATGACGATATTCTCGGCTGCGGAGCCTTTATCTTTAAACATAGAAACGATTGCGAGTTCAGAGTCGTTTTTATAGCGGAAGGAAGCACTTGTCGATTCAGCGCGGATCAGATTCAGTCTTCGGAAGCTCTCAAACAAATCGAAATCAGAACCGCTTCCGCTAAAAAAAGTCTCGAGGTTCTCGGGGTAAACGATTATAAATTTTACGATCTTCCCTGCGGAAGATTGGATCAAGTTCCGATTATCGACATTAATAAAATCATAGAAAACGAGATCAAAACTTTCAAACCCGAAACCGTGATGATCCATTCCGAAACGGACGTGAACAACGATCATCGTATCGTCGCTCGTTCTCTTGCGATGGCGGCTCGTCCGGTTTGGCCCGATTGCGATTTGAATATACTTTCGTTCGAAGTGCTTTCCACAACCGAATGGAATCTTACCGATCCGTTCGTTCCCAATTTATTCGAAGAAATATCCGAGGATTGTCTGAAGAAAAAGTGGGAAGCATTAGAATGTTATTATACCGAGATAAAAGAATTTCCGTATCCTCGATCCTACGTCGGCTTGGAAACTCTCGCAAGATATAGAGGAATGCAATCCGGTTTCAAATTGGCGGAAGCCTTTAAAATCATTCGATGGAAAAATAAGTTTCAATAA